From the Primulina tabacum isolate GXHZ01 chromosome 3, ASM2559414v2, whole genome shotgun sequence genome, one window contains:
- the LOC142539805 gene encoding E3 ubiquitin-protein ligase UPL3-like isoform X2 yields METRSRKRAEASTSAAPSRSTSGTTTRATKRARTIPTSTAATVSNATTTASSISTRSRTAARLSSMDTAPEPSTASASSTRSRRRKNLSSYQNLENNDNSSSDKGKDKEPEIRLRDRDMDRERSIGLNVDSHEGVEEDENNSEGGVGILHQNLTSASSALQGLLRKLGAGLDDLLPSSAIGGSSSSHQNGRLKKILCGLRADGEEGKQVEALTQLCDMLSIGTEESLSSFSVDSFVPVLVGLLNHESNPDIMLLAARALTHLVDVLPSSCAAVVHYGAVSCLVARLLTIEYMDLAEQSLQALKKISQEHPTACLRAGALMAVLSYHEFFSTGVQRVALATAANMCKKLPSDAADFVMEAVPLLTNLLQYHDAKVLEHASICLTRIAEAFASSSEKLDALCNHGLVTQAAALISSSISGGAQVSLSSTTYTGLIRLLSICANGSPLGSKSLLLLGISGILKDILSGSGLVSSMSVSPALSRPPEQIFEVVNLANELLPPLPHGTISLPVNSNLFVKGSFPKSDHSGTSGKQEDSNGNIQEVSTREKLLNEQPELLQQFGMDLLPVVIQIYGSSVNALVRHQCLSVIGKLMFFSTAEMIQSLINVTNISSFLAGVLAWKDPHVLVPALQIAEILMEKLPTVFSKMFVREGVVHAVDMLILSGSTGTSQLSTNEKDNDSITGSSTRSRRNRRRGGNGADVNVVDDSINSTPNLISPSNSVEISTVNSPLQATVSAYAKTFKEKYFPSDPNSHEIGFTDALLRLKNLCVKLNVGIDDQKTKLKGKSKAHGARLSDSSISKEEHLVNVITEMLQELSRGDGVSTFEFIGSGVVASLLNYFTCGYFSKERISEANLPKLRQQAIRRYKSFVSVALPRSVDERNVVPMSVLVQKLQNALSSVERFPVVLSHTSRSSGGNARLSSGLSALSQPFKLRLCRAPGEKSLRDYSSNVVLIDPLASLATVEDFLWPRIQRSESGLRSSASDGNAESGTTPAGAGVSSPSTFTPASAVRRHSTRSRSSLNIGDTAKKESPQEKSSISLKAKGKAVLKPGPEEGRGPQTRNATRRRAALDKDNQMKPLDADTSSEDDELDMSPFEIDETSVIEDDDVSDDDNDDVLRDDNLPICMPDKVHDVKLGDSSEDIPAPASNDVQNNPTCSSSSQGTSVKGSDSVEFRRGRSLGSRGAMSFAAAAMAGFASGNYRGVRGVRDRHGHPLSGIDDPPRLTFTAGGKQLNRNLTIYQAIQRQLVSSGDDEDMFTGTDLLSSDGSRLWTDIYTIMYQKPSNQAERPSVGAVTSTVQSSSAKASTSSNSGSDASSHRFSLLDSILQGELPCDLERSNPTYNILALLRVLEGLNQLAPKLRVQAVIDSFSDGKVPNLDELSFAGVKAPPDEYINSKLTPKLARQIQDALALCTGSLPSWCYQLTKACPFLFPFETRRQYFYSTAFGLSRALYRLQQQQGVDGHGSSNEREVRVGRLQRQKVRVSRNRILDSAAKVMEMYSSQKAVLEVEYFGEVGTGLGPTLEFYTLLSHELQKVGLGMWRSSLMLGRPSMEIDVGGQSDMKPHELSMHTVGDGGDSVHVPLGLFPRPWPPNVDTSEGSQFSKVVDYFRLLGRVMAKALQDGRLLDLPLSTAFYKLLLGQELDLHDIISFDTELGTTLQELQALVCQKQYLESIGSSNQQELHFRGASIEDLCLDFSLPGYPDYVLKPGDENVEMNSLGEYISLVVDAIVGTGIMRQMEAFRSGFNQVFDISTLQIFSANEVDYLLCGRRELWKGDALADHIKFDHGYTAKSPAVVNLLEIMGQFNPEQQRAFCQFVTGAPRLPPGGLAALNPKLTIVRKHSSSMGNMAHNGPGPSETADDDLPSVMTCANYLKLPPYSTKEIMYQKIVYAITEGQGSFDLS; encoded by the exons ATGGAAACTCGGAGCCGCAAGCGGGCGGAGGCATCTACCTCAGCAGCGCCTTCTCGTTCTACATCTGGAACCACTACACGCGCCACCAAACGTGCTCGTACCATCCCCACCTCCACCGCCGCAACTGTTAGCAACGCCACCACCACTGCTTCATCAATTTCGACTCGTTCCCGAACTGCAGCTCGTCTATCTTCTATGGACACCGCCCCAGAACCTTCCACGGCCTCTGCCTCCAGTACCCGCAGCCGCCGACGCAAAAACCTTAGCAGTTATCAAAATTTGGAGAACAATGACAATAGCAGCTCTGACAAAGGTAAAGATAAAGAGCCTGAAATCAGACTCAGGGATAGAGATATGGACAGAGAAAGGAGCATAGGGCTAAACGTTGACTCCCACGAGGGAGTGGAGGAAGATGAAAATAACAGTGAGGGTGGAGTCGGGATTTTGCACCAGAATTTGACTTCTGCGAGTAGCGCACTTCAAGGGTTGTTGAGAAAGCTGGGTGCTGGATTGGATGATTTGCTCCCGAGTTCTGCTATTGGTGGAAGTTCGTCTTCCCATCAAAATGGGCGGCTGAAGAAGATTTTGTGTGGGTTGAGGGCCGATGGTGAGGAGGGAAAGCAAGTGGAGGCATTAACGCAGCTCTGTGATATGCTTTCCATTGGGACTGAGGAATCTTTGAGTTCTTTCTCAGTTGATTCTTTTGTTCCTGTGCTCGTGGGATTGCTTAATCACGAGAGTAATCCTGATATCATGCTTCTGGCAGCGCGGGCATTGACACATTTGGTCGATGTGCTACCGTCCTCTTGTGCTGCAGTGGTCCATTATGGCGCCGTTTCTTGCCTTGTTGCTAGGCTGCTTACTATTGAGTATATGGACTTGGCTGAACAG TCGCTGCAAGCTTTGAAGAAGATATCACAGGAGCACCCAACTGCCTGCTTGCGTGCTGGTGCACTTATGGCCGTGCTTTCGTATCATGAATTTTTCTCCACTGGTGTTCAG AGGGTCGCCTTAGCTACTGCCGCAAACATGTGCAAGAAACTGCCTTCAGATGCAGCTGATTTTGTCATGGAAGCTGTTCCATTATTGACTAATCTTCTACAGTATCATGATGCAAAG GTTTTAGAACACGCATCTATATGCTTGACGCGGATTGCTGAAGCATTTGCTTCATCATCAGAAAAACTCGATGCACTTTGCAATCATGGACTAGTCACACAAGCTGCAGCACTCATTTCATCCAGCATTTCTGGTGGTGCCCAGGTTTCCCTCAGCAGTACTACATACACA GGATTGATTCGGCTTCTTTCAATATGTGCAAATGGTTCTCCTTTAGGTTCAAAATCCCTACTCCTCCTTGGAATTAGTGGAATTCTTAAAGATATTCTGTCGGGGTCTGGTCTTGTTTCAAGCATGTCTGTTTCACCTGCCTTAAGTAGACCACCAGAGCAG ATATTTGAGGTCGTGAACCTCGCAAATGAGCTTCTTCCGCCACTTCCTCATGGGACTATATCTCTTCCAGTCAACAGTAATCTTTTTGTCAAAGGTTCTTTTCCTAAGAGCGATCATTCAGGCACTTCTGGAAAACAAGAAGATTCAAATGGGAATATACAAGAGGTTTCAACACGTGAGAAACTATTAAACGAGCAGCCCGAACTTCTGCAACAATTTGGAATGGATCTTCTTCCTGTTGTTATCCAG ATATATGGTTCCAGTGTGAATGCTCTTGTTCGCCATCAGTGTCTCTCAGTCATTGGAAAACTGATGTTCTTCAGCACAGCAGAAATGATCCAATCTTTGATAAATGTTACAAACATATCAAG TTTCTTAGCAGGGGTCTTAGCTTGGAAAGATCCTCATGTTTTAGTCCCCGCTCTTCAGATAGCAGAGATTTTAATGGAAAAGCTTCCTACTGTTTTCTCTAAGATGTTTGTAAGGGAAGGCGTTGTTCATGCTGTGGACATGTTGATACTGTCGGGATCTACTGGCACTTCACAGCTGTCCACCAATGAGAAGGATAATGATTCTATTACTGGATCATCAACTCGTTCTAGGCGAAATCGACGACGAGGTGGTAATGGCGCAGATGTAAATGTTGTGGATGATTCTATAAACTCGACTCCAAATTTAATTTCACCATCAAATTCGGTTGAAATCTCAACTGTCAATTCACCTCTTCAGGCTACTGTTAGTGCATATGCAAAAactttcaaagaaaaatattttccttcagATCCAAATTCCCATGAAATTGGATTTACGGATGCTCTTCTCCGCCTCAAGAATCTTTGCGTGAAATTGAATGTGGGGATTGATGATCAGAAGACTAAATTGAAGGGAAAATCGAAAGCTCATGGTGCTCGACTTTCTGACAGTTCTATCAGTAAAGAGGAACACCTGGTTAATGTTATAACTGAGATGCTGCAGGAGCTGAGCAGAGGAGACGGTGTATCAACTTTTGAGTTCATTGGTAGTGGAGTTGTTGCATCTTTGCTCAACTACTTTACTTGTGGGTATTTCTCCAAGGAGAGAATTTCTGAAGCTAATCTGCCTAAGCTCCGGCAACAAGCTATCAGAAGATATAAGTCTTTTGTTTCCGTTGCGCTTCCTCGTAGTGTTGATGAAAGGAATGTAGTCCCGATGAGTGTTTTGgttcaaaaacttcaaaatgCTCTTTCATCAGTGGAGCGATTTCCCGTTGTTCTTAGCCACACTTCTCGATCATCTGGGGGAAATGCTCGCCTTTCTTCTGGGTTAAGTGCATTGTCTCAACCATTCAAGTTGCGTCTTTGCAGAGCCCCGGGGGAGAAATCTCTCCGTGATTACTCTTCAAATGTTGTACTGATTGATCCATTAGCAAGTTTGGCTACTGTCGAAGACTTCCTGTGGCCCAGAATTCAACGAAGTGAATCTGGTTTGAGGTCTTCAGCGTCTGATGGGAATGCGGAATCTGGGACCACTCCCGCAGGTGCTGGTGTTTCTTCACCATCTACTTTTACTCCGGCTTCTGCTGTTCGACGACATTCGACACGATCCAGGTCATCTCTTAATATAGGTGATACTGCAAAAAAAGAGTCCCCACAAGAAAAAAGTTCCATCTCATTAAAAGCAAAGGGCAAGGCAGTCTTGAAACCAGGCCCAGAAGAGGGGAGGGGACCCCAAACCAGGAATGCAACTCGTAGAAGAGCTGCTCTAGACAAAGATAATCAAATGAAGCCATTGGATGCAGACACAAGTTCTGAG GATGATGAATTGGATATGTCACCCTTCGAAATTGACGAAACTTCGGTGATTGAAGATGATGATGTATCAGATGATGACAATGATGAT GTATTGAGAGATGATAATCTTCCCATTTGCATGCCAGACAAAGTGCATGATGTTAAATTGGGTGATTCTTCGGAAGACATTCCTGCCCCTGCATCAAATGATGTTCAGAACAATCCAACATGTAGTTCTAGCAGCCAAGGCACATCAGTGAAAGGATCTGATTCTGTTGAGTTCAGGCGTGGGCGTTCATTAGGTTCAAGAGGTGCAATGTCCTTTGCTGCTGCTGCTATGGCTGGCTTTGCATCTGGAAATTATAGAGGTGTAAGGGGAGTTAGAGATCGGCATGGTCATCCACTCTCTGGAATCGATGATCCTCCTAGACTTACATTTACTGCGGGAGGGAAGCAGCTGAATAGAAACTTGACTATTTATCAGGCAATTCAACGCCAGCTTGTTTCGAGTGGGGATGATGAGGATATGTTCACTGGAACAGATCTTTTATCTAGTGATGGAAGCCGACTTTGGACTGATATTTACACTATAATGTATCAAAAGCCAAGTAATCAAGCTGAGAGACCTTCAGTTGGTGCTGTGACCTCGACCGTTCAATCCAGTTCTGCAAAAGCTAGCACATCAAGTAATTCTGGATCTGATGCATCCTCACATCGTTTCTCACTGCTAGATAGCATCCTGCAAGGGGAACTTCCTTGTGACCTGGAAAGAAGTAATCCCACCTATAATATATTAGCACTATTACGTGTACTAGAGGGATTGAACCAGCTTGCACCAAAATTGAGAGTTCAAGCTGTGATAGACAGTTTCTCTGATGGGAAAGTTCCAAATCTGGATGAACTTAGTTTCGCTGGGGTCAAAGCTCCTCCAGACGAATATATAAATAGCAAGCTTACTCCAAAACTGGCTCGACAGATTCAGGATGCACTTGCTCTTTGCACTGGGTCTCTTCCTTCATGGTGCTATCAGCTGACAAAAGCTTGCCCATTTTTGTTTCCTTTCGAGACTCGACGCCAGTACTTCTATTCAACAGCGTTTGGACTGTCCCGTGCACTATATCGCCTACAGCAGCAGCAAGGTGTTGATGGTCATGGATCCTCAAATGAAAGGGAGGTGAGAGTTGGGAGATTACAGCGCCAGAAAGTTCGTGTTTCCCGGAATCGGATATTAGATTCTGCAGCAAAAGTTATGGAGATGTATTCTAGTCAAAAAGCTGTGCTCGAGGTTGAATATTTTGGTGAGGTTGGCACTGGATTGGGGCCCACACTAGAGTTTTACACTCTTTTGAGCCACGAACTTCAGAAAGTTGGATTAGGAATGTGGAGGTCAAGTTTGATGTTGGGTAGACCCTCGATGGAAATTGATGTAGGTGGTCAATCGGATATGAAACCTCATGAGCTGTCTATGCATACTGTTGGTGACGGTGGAGATTCTGTGCATGTGCCTCTTGGGTTGTTTCCACGACCTTGGCCCCCCAATGTTGATACTTCCGAGGGTAGCCAGTTTTCTAAAGTCGTCGATTATTTTCGTTTACTCGGAAGAGTTATGGCCAAAGCTCTTCAAGATGGGAGGCTTTTGGATCTGCCGCTTTCTACTGCCTTTTATAAGCTTTTACTTGGTCAA GAGCTGGATTTACATGATATAATTTCTTTTGACACTGAGCTTGGGACTACTTTACAAGAATTGCAAGCCCTTGTATGCCAGAAACAATATTTGGAATCCATTGGAAGCTCTAATCAACAAGAGTTACACTTCCGTGGAGCTTCTATAGAAGACCTCTGTTTAGATTTCTCCCTTCCAGGCTATCCGGATTATGTACTAAAACCAGGCGATGAAAAT GTGGAAATGAATAGTTTGGGGGAATATATTTCCCTTGTGGTAGATGCTATAGTAGGGACTGGAATCATGCGCCAAATGGAAGCATTTAGATCTGGCTTTAATCAG GTGTTTGACATCTCAACTCTTCAAATCTTTTCTGCAAATGAGGTGGACTATCTGCTTTGCGGCCGTAGAGAGCTGTGGAAG GGGGATGCACTTGCAGATCACATCAAATTTGATCATGGGTATACAGCTAAGAGTCCTGCAGTTGTAAAT CTTCTTGAGATCATGGGGCAATTTAACCCAGAACAGCAACGGGCCTTTTGTCAATTTGTAACTGGTGCTCCTCGTCTCCCTCCAGGTGGTTTGGCTGCCCTCAATCCAAAATTGACTATAGTCAGAAAG CATTCTTCAAGCATGGGCAACATGGCACACAATGGTCCTGGTCCATCAGAAACTGCTGATGATGACCTACCAAGCGTGATGACATGTGCGAACTATTTAAAGCTTCCTCCATACTCTACCAAG GAAATTATGTACCAGAAAATTGTCTATGCTATCACCGAAGGACAAGGATCTTTTGATCTGTCATGA